The window CAAGAAGCTGGAAATATTGTATGGAGTGACGGTAATGGCTGGAACTATGGCCATGGAGACGATCCTTACCTACCTCAATACTCCTATCGTAAAGAAGTCGATTACTGTTCAGGTGCCTGCCTTGCTATTCCACAAAATCTTTGGCAAAAACTTGGCGGATTCGATATTCGTTATCGTCCTGCATACTATGAAGACACCGATCTTTGTTTTAGTGCCAGGAAATATGGCTATAAAGTAATTTACCAGCCAGAGGCGCAGGTAATTCATCACGGAGGGGCCTCCGCAGGTACTAATACAAGTCAAGGTTACAAAAAGTACCAGGAGATCAACAAAGCGAAGTTCCAGCACAAGTGGAAGCACACCTTAACAAGAGATCATTATTCCGATCCCAGTATGCTGTACCTGGCAAGAGAGCGTGGAGCAGAGAAGAGAATTTTAATTATTGACCATTATGCACCGACCTTCGATAAAGACTCAGGTTCTCTCAGAATGTTCAGCCTGATTCAAATCTTTCAAGAACTGGGCTTTAAGGTGCTTTTCTGGCCTGACAATCGGGAGTATGACAAGAGATATACCCTTGAACTTCAGAGGTTGGGAGTAGAAGTGTTTTTTGGTGATACCACCTTCGAGCAATTCATTATCGAATATGGCAAATACCTGGACGTCGTCCTCCTTTCAAGACCATATATCGCTAAGAATTACATCCATCTAGTTAAAACCAACTCGAATGCCATCACCATCTTCGATACTGTTGACCTTCATTATCTTAGGGAAGAGAGGAAGGCAAAGCTTATAGTAGAACAATGGAAAAACCTGGAATTCTATTTGGCAAATGAAACTGATGCAACTCTTGTTGTTAGCCCAACTGAAAAAGAGATACTTAGCCAGGAAGAATTTATCGATAAAGTGCACATTGTCAGCAACGTTCATCAACTTCAAGATTGCAACAATAACTTCATAGACCGCACCGGATTGATGTTCATAGGTGGTTTTAATCATCCACCAAACGAAGATGGAATACTGTGGTTCGTGAATGCTGTTTTACCATTAATCAAGAGAAAACTTCCAGGCATTCACTTAACAATCGTTGGCAGCAATCCATCTCAGGAATTACAAAATCTCCAAAATCAGACCATTGATGTAACTGGTTATGTAGAGGATGTGAGTACATATTTTGAAGATGCTCGGGTCTTCGTGTGCCCTTTGAGGTATGGAGCAGGAGTCAAGGGAAAATTGGGGCAAAGTATTAGCTATGGGTTACCTGTAGTAACAACATCTGTTGGCGCTGAAGGCATGGGACTGTCACATGGAGTCAATGCCTTGATAGCAGACCAAGCAGAAGATTTCGCACAAAACGTAATCGAACTTTATACAGACGCGAACACATGGCAAAAGATATCAAATAATAGCAGGAAGGTTATAGAGGAAAATTTCTCTATACCTGTGATAAAAAATTCACTAATTAATATTTTCGACCAAAATAAAAGTGACAACAAACCAAGGTATATTTTATTACATTGTCATCTTTTTAAAAATGCAGGAACAACATTTGATTGGAGTCTTCACAGATTTTTTGGCGCGAAGTTTTACGAACATCATGATGATGAACAGATGAAACGTGGACGCAAGTATCTCGGACCATTCCTCAAAGAGAATAAGGGTATATCTGCGCTTACCAGTCATCATGTTACATTTCCGTTACCAACCGAAGAAAGTCTTCATTTGATACCTGCGATTATATTTCGCCATCCCATAGACAGGATTGGCTCCGTCTACTCATTTGAGAGACAGCAATTTTCAAACACTCCAGGTGCTAAGAAAGCAAAAGAGTTGTCTTTCAAAGACTATGTAGGATGGAGGTTGTTAAAAAATACAGGCGCAACGATACGAAATTACCAAACAAGGTATTTTATTGAAGAAGACTCAGCAGATTTAACACAGTATCATTTCGAGGTCGCCCTCGATGAAATAGAAAAGATACCTTTGATTGGTGTTGTTGAACGCTATGATGAAACCATGGTTGTGTTTGAACATTATCTTGATCATTTTTTCCCACATATAGATTTATCCTACATAAGGCAGAATGTTTCAAACAGCAGAGATAACGTCATAACAAAGCGTATAGCAACGATAAAAACAAGCCTTGGGCCGCAGTTATTTGAAAAAGTTATTGAAAGTAATGGTTATGATTTGAAAATACATGATATCGCCAACCGGAAACTCGATTGTCAAATTAGTCAAATTACCAATTTTGAAAAGAAATTATCAGACTTCAAAGATCGATGCCGGATGCTGCAACTTTCTGCAAACTCATCTGTTGATAAAAATTAGATTACTCATTGATTATTTATCTGAAAGACAGCTGGATTAGTACAATAAGTGCAACACACTGAATATGGAAAAGTGAGTGAGTTGAAGGTATGGTGTCAGCTCCTACACTTAACCAACGCCAGGATTGCATGAAACAACATAAACACCACCGACAACCAACTCTTGAACAAAGATACCAGATTTCAAGACTTCGTAAAGCAGGTATGAGTCTCAGAGCTATAGCCGATGAGGTTGGAATCAGTTGCAGCACAGTAATCAGAGAACTTAGCAAGAACTCTACTGCTGATGGCTATAACGCTGATGCTGCGCAAATATCAACCAATAAAAGACGATCAGAAAGCCATAAACACAACAAACGATCTCCTGAAACTGATCGTATTATTTCTGAATCTTTATCGCTTGGCTTGTCTCCTGAAGCAATCAGTCAGAGGACGAAAGTTGAATTGTCGCCTGAATCGGTCCTATGCCATGGCACTATCTACACAAGTATTTATAACAATAAAGCGCGTGGAGGGAGGTTATTCAGTCGACTGCCAAGGCATGTTAAAAAACGTTGGAAAGGCGGTAAGAGAAGACACATGGCGGGAGCTTCGTTGATACCTCAACAACAAGATATTTCAAAAAGACATACAATTTTGGACAAACGCAGTCGTATAGGTGACTGGGAAGACGACACTGGCCTCGGCAAGAAGGGTTTACCTGGTGACACTCCTTGATCGAATCAACAGGTTCACATTTGTTCTACGAGTTTCTAAGAAAACTAAAAATTAGGCGGCCTCAGCAATGGCAGCGTTGTTGAGCAGAGTGCAGGAGGTCCGCACAATAACCCTTGACCACTGTTCGGAATGTGCATTCATTCAACCGCTTCCGTAGCGGCGGGGGCGGGAACTATTTTTCCAAAAAAAAGCGAGTTGGTAGCGTGGACCTAATAAAAACTCAAATAGCAGGAT of the Desulfosediminicola ganghwensis genome contains:
- a CDS encoding glycosyltransferase is translated as MKKCLLILGMHRSGTSAFTGTLNNLGVNLGKNLMPSKPDNPKGFFENRIVHDINNDIFTLLNSHWSDIFPLSEKWWESPIIRPFHRRISSFINNEFNDNAIFALKDPRLCRLAPIWIQVLKENNIEPFFVLIARNPAEVAASLKERNDMAPEVAMHLWFRHVLEAEFQTRDHHRGFVSFEKLIEQPNTSVLGTIKQLRLESDIDTTPLVQAETNFIDKSMRHHVITNSDDSTFKLAATCYEILQSLSENILAPITIHEKFDEIRNEYQNLFDIFLSEEMCDLAKMRSIITTCGEEISHLKQRHKEELKLVQDKADQELEVLHEQYEGKMKGALFTLKCQNEFAATESQKLINKLKTENELLKAHLSHSQTTVEQMQETLGWQLADKTRAVAHKLLPPDSLRRRAGRVSVRSAKVLIQEGPKSLLQKSGNKIIGSKLSFQDTLLESLNINPDSENSLHFKENDNVQASIIIPVYNNWSYTWKCLLSIYHRTEGNYEIIIVDNGSTDETPKRLAKCTGITVITNSTNEVFVTGCNQGAEAANGEYLIFLNNDTEVTIGWLQALLAPFSDPKTGIVGGRLLYPDGSLQEAGNIVWSDGNGWNYGHGDDPYLPQYSYRKEVDYCSGACLAIPQNLWQKLGGFDIRYRPAYYEDTDLCFSARKYGYKVIYQPEAQVIHHGGASAGTNTSQGYKKYQEINKAKFQHKWKHTLTRDHYSDPSMLYLARERGAEKRILIIDHYAPTFDKDSGSLRMFSLIQIFQELGFKVLFWPDNREYDKRYTLELQRLGVEVFFGDTTFEQFIIEYGKYLDVVLLSRPYIAKNYIHLVKTNSNAITIFDTVDLHYLREERKAKLIVEQWKNLEFYLANETDATLVVSPTEKEILSQEEFIDKVHIVSNVHQLQDCNNNFIDRTGLMFIGGFNHPPNEDGILWFVNAVLPLIKRKLPGIHLTIVGSNPSQELQNLQNQTIDVTGYVEDVSTYFEDARVFVCPLRYGAGVKGKLGQSISYGLPVVTTSVGAEGMGLSHGVNALIADQAEDFAQNVIELYTDANTWQKISNNSRKVIEENFSIPVIKNSLINIFDQNKSDNKPRYILLHCHLFKNAGTTFDWSLHRFFGAKFYEHHDDEQMKRGRKYLGPFLKENKGISALTSHHVTFPLPTEESLHLIPAIIFRHPIDRIGSVYSFERQQFSNTPGAKKAKELSFKDYVGWRLLKNTGATIRNYQTRYFIEEDSADLTQYHFEVALDEIEKIPLIGVVERYDETMVVFEHYLDHFFPHIDLSYIRQNVSNSRDNVITKRIATIKTSLGPQLFEKVIESNGYDLKIHDIANRKLDCQISQITNFEKKLSDFKDRCRMLQLSANSSVDKN
- a CDS encoding IS30 family transposase; the protein is MKQHKHHRQPTLEQRYQISRLRKAGMSLRAIADEVGISCSTVIRELSKNSTADGYNADAAQISTNKRRSESHKHNKRSPETDRIISESLSLGLSPEAISQRTKVELSPESVLCHGTIYTSIYNNKARGGRLFSRLPRHVKKRWKGGKRRHMAGASLIPQQQDISKRHTILDKRSRIGDWEDDTGLGKKGLPGDTP